The Abditibacteriaceae bacterium sequence CGCCGCCAGGAACGATGCCTTCTTCAACAGCCGCGCGGGTTGCCGAGAGAGCGTCTTCAAAGCGATGCTTCTTTTCTTTCAGTTCGGTTTCGGTTGCAGCGCCAACGCTCAGTTTGGCAACGCCGCCGGCCAGTTTCGCCAAACGCTCTTCGAGCTTTTCGCGGTCGTAGTCGGAATCGGTGTGCTCAATCTGGTTGCGGATCTGGGAAACGCGGCCAGCAACAGCTTCGCGCGTTCCTGCGCCCTTGATGATCGTCGTTTCATCTTTGGTGATGATGATCTTTTCAGCGCGTCCGAGCTGTTCCAGAGTCACATTTTCCAACTTGATGCCGAGATCTTCGGACAGGAACTGACCGCCGGTGAGGACAGCCAAATCTTCCATCATCGCTTTGCGACGATCGCCAAAGCCAGGAGCCTTGACCGCTGCGATGTTGAGGATGCCGCGAATGCGGTTGACAACCAAAGTTGCGAGCGCTTCGCCTTCGATGTCTTCGGCAATGATGAGCAACGGCTGGCCGCTCTTTGCCACTTTCTCAAGAATGGGAACCAGGTCCTGCACGTTGGAAACTTTCTTTTCGTTCAAGAGAATCATTGGATTCTCCAAAACGGCTTCCATGCGTTCTGGGTCGGTTACGAAGTAAGGCGAGAGGTAGCCCTTGTCGAACTGCATACCTTCGACGATTTCGACCGTGGTGCCGGTGCCCTTGGATTCTTCGATGGTGATAACGCCGTCTTTTCCGACTTTGTCCATCGCTTCTGCGATGTAGTCGCCGACTTCGCGGTCGTTACCGGCAATCGCGCCAACCGATGCGATGCTTTCTTTGTCGGTAACAGGTGTTGCCAGTTCGCGGATGTTGGTAACAGCTGCCGAAACCGCTTTGTCGATGCCTTTCTTGACGGCCAACGGGTTTGCGCCCGCAGCAACGATTTTCAAGCCTTCACGAACAATTGCCTGCGCCAGAACGGTTGCCGTCGTGGTGCCGTCGCCAGCAACATCGTTCGTCTTCGAGGCAACTTCTTTAACAAGCTTTGCGCCGATGTCTTCAACCGGATCGGCCAATTCGATTTCTTTCGCAACAGTCACGCCATCTTTGGTGATGGTGGGGCTGCCGAATTTCTTTTCGATAACTACGTTACGACCGCGCGGTCCAAGCGTCTGCTTGACTGCGTCGGCCACTTTGTTGACGCCGCGTTCTAAACCGCGTCGCGCCTCTTCTCCAAAACGAAGGTCTTTCGCCATGTGTATGTCTCCTGAAAAGTACAGTCGAATTCAACCGTACCTATTTGATTAGTCTTTTTTGATTGCGAGAATGCTGCTTTCGTCCAGAATCAAGTACTCAACGCCTTCGAGCTTGACTTCGGTGCCGCCATACTTCGAGTAGATAACGGTATCGCCTTCTTCAACGCCCATTTTCGCTTTGTCGCCATTGTCCAGAATGCGGCCTGGCCCGACTGCGATGACTTTGCCTTCCTGCGGACGTTCTTTCGCCGAATCCGGCAACACGATGCCACCTGCGGTTTGTTCGGCACCTGTGCTGGGTTGAACCAGTACTTTGTCGCCGAGCGGTTTGATCTTCGCCATTGTCTATCCTCCAAAACTATCAGTGCGTCTTAAGATTTTGTTAGCACTCTCATCGGACGAGTGCTAACCGAAGAGGCATTATAAAGCGAAGTCGCGCGTCGCGTCAAGGCGTGGGCGGAAACTTTCAGAAAACATTTTGACGGCAGTTACACTAGCCGCATGATTCTCGACACTCTCGATAACGCGCATCGTTACTTCGCTCTCAGCGAGCATTTTCAGGCGGCGTTTGCCTGGCTGCAGCAGAACCCGAATGCCGCAGAAGGCCGCTACGAAATCGCGGGCGACAATTGCTTTGTGATGGTGCAGCGTGCCGAACCTAAAGGCAAAGACGAGCCTTTTGTCGAAGCGCATAATCGTTACCTCGATATTCACGTCACGCTGGAAGGCGTCGATGAAA is a genomic window containing:
- the groL gene encoding chaperonin GroEL (60 kDa chaperone family; promotes refolding of misfolded polypeptides especially under stressful conditions; forms two stacked rings of heptamers to form a barrel-shaped 14mer; ends can be capped by GroES; misfolded proteins enter the barrel where they are refolded when GroES binds), with the protein product MAKDLRFGEEARRGLERGVNKVADAVKQTLGPRGRNVVIEKKFGSPTITKDGVTVAKEIELADPVEDIGAKLVKEVASKTNDVAGDGTTTATVLAQAIVREGLKIVAAGANPLAVKKGIDKAVSAAVTNIRELATPVTDKESIASVGAIAGNDREVGDYIAEAMDKVGKDGVITIEESKGTGTTVEIVEGMQFDKGYLSPYFVTDPERMEAVLENPMILLNEKKVSNVQDLVPILEKVAKSGQPLLIIAEDIEGEALATLVVNRIRGILNIAAVKAPGFGDRRKAMMEDLAVLTGGQFLSEDLGIKLENVTLEQLGRAEKIIITKDETTIIKGAGTREAVAGRVSQIRNQIEHTDSDYDREKLEERLAKLAGGVAKLSVGAATETELKEKKHRFEDALSATRAAVEEGIVPGGGATLVHASLNLVDLKGANEDEQSGIDIVRRALSEPLRQIAINAGLEGSVVVNKVKEGPKGFGFNALTEEYGDLVKAGVVDPVKVTRSALENAASIASLILTTEVLASEIKEKNPAPAGGGGDMGGMGGMGGMY
- the groES gene encoding co-chaperone GroES; this translates as MAKIKPLGDKVLVQPSTGAEQTAGGIVLPDSAKERPQEGKVIAVGPGRILDNGDKAKMGVEEGDTVIYSKYGGTEVKLEGVEYLILDESSILAIKKD
- a CDS encoding YhcH/YjgK/YiaL family protein; amino-acid sequence: MILDTLDNAHRYFALSEHFQAAFAWLQQNPNAAEGRYEIAGDNCFVMVQRAEPKGKDEPFVEAHNRYLDIHVTLEGVDEIGWKPRANCQDITHEYNAETDAAFWADWPDFYVSVAPGQFCVVFPSDAHAPSSGAGDVLKAVFKIAV